The DNA region TGCCTGTTACTCGCAAGCATTTCTGCCATAAGAAACCGCATATCTTCAATTTCTGGCTGTAGCGCTAGTACTTTCTCTGCTTCTTGCTCTTCTTTACTGAGTATTTTTTGTTCTCTTGTTTTTTCTGTATCCATAAAAACTCCTATAATTCAACTATCCTTATTTCCTTACAAATCTATTTATATTATATATAATAATTAAGGTAAATTTACTCTAGTGTAACATATTGATTTAATTATTTGTAATAATTTTTTAATGTTAAAGTAATTTTATGCTGTTAAAGGCTTCTAGTGCCGGGGGAAGGGTAGAAGGGCTGAGACTTGTAGATAAATTAAACTAATCAGGACTGTGATAAAAAAATCTCTAATATTTCTTAACTAATCTCTTTACCTACTAATTCTGGACTTAAAAATCCCTTCCCAATACTGCAAGTTTTATGCAGTAGACCTCTTGCATAACCTAAAGATAATTGAAGAATTTTTAGGAGAAACGAAGTCGAGTACCGCAGCGTACATAGACGTACGTGAGGAACAGAGAGGAGTTTCGACGACAAAATTACCAATTAGATTAGGTTATGCAAGAGGTCTAATTTTTGAAAGACGAGTAGTATATCCCAGCGCTACATCACTGCGAATAGGTCTCAACATAAGCGTCATTGCCAGGAGGCGATCAGCCGTATAGCTTAGGCTATTATGATACATACATGATAGTATGTGGGAAGCATAGTTAGTTATACATACTTGAAGATAAATACCCTGTACGCACCTTAATGGACTATACTATACGTGCGCAATCCAGGAAAATTTCTTGCAATCAAACTAATATTTTTTGGATTGCCGCGCTCGCTAACGCAAAGCCCCGCAATGACGAGGGTGACCTTTAATTAAATTGTTGAATATTTAAGACAGCAAAAA from Candidatus Tisiphia endosymbiont of Beris chalybata includes:
- a CDS encoding palindromic element RPE1 domain-containing protein, coding for MHNLKIIEEFLGETKSSTAAYIDVREEQRGVSTTKLPIRLGYARGLIFERRVVYPSATSLRIGLNISVIARRRSAV